From a single Nocardioides panacis genomic region:
- the gltX gene encoding glutamate--tRNA ligase, translating into MHVGNARSALFNWAFARHFGGTLVLRIEDTDLARNTEEGYRSVLDSLRWLGIDWDEGPEVGGPVGPYKQSERFDLYRDIATRLHEAGSAYDCFCTPEEVEARRKASGSKVQGYDGFCRDLTPEQRAAFEADGRSSVLRLRMPSGPITFDDLVRGEVTFQPEHVPDFALVRANGDPLYTLVNPADDALMGITHVLRGEDLLSSTPRQIALYQALEAIGIGTGAPRFGHLPIVMGEGNKRLSKRDRGSGLLDYVEGGYLPEGVLNYLALLGWGIAADRDVFTMTEMAEVFDIRRVNPNPARFDLKKLDAINAAHMRLLSVEEMTARLTPYLQRGGVLSDPVTPEQADLLARAMPLVHERMNNLTEGVAMLGFLFVDEASFARDPADEEKLLDETGRGVVKAAHDALAGLGTWDTASIEEALRAALVEGLGLKPKNAFGPVRVAITGRRVSPPLFESLELLGRDRSLARLADAQQS; encoded by the coding sequence CTGCACGTCGGCAACGCCCGCTCGGCGCTGTTCAACTGGGCGTTCGCCCGGCACTTCGGCGGCACCCTGGTGCTGCGGATCGAGGACACCGACCTCGCCCGCAACACCGAGGAGGGCTACCGCTCCGTGCTGGACTCGCTGCGCTGGCTGGGCATCGACTGGGACGAGGGACCCGAGGTCGGCGGACCGGTCGGGCCCTACAAGCAGTCCGAGCGCTTCGACCTCTACCGCGACATCGCCACCCGGCTGCACGAGGCCGGCTCGGCCTACGACTGCTTCTGCACCCCCGAGGAGGTCGAGGCACGCCGCAAGGCGTCCGGCTCCAAGGTGCAGGGGTACGACGGCTTCTGCCGCGACCTCACGCCCGAGCAGCGCGCCGCCTTCGAGGCCGACGGCCGCTCGTCCGTGCTCCGGCTGCGCATGCCCTCCGGCCCGATCACCTTCGACGACCTGGTCCGCGGCGAGGTCACCTTCCAGCCCGAGCACGTGCCGGACTTCGCCCTGGTGCGCGCCAACGGCGACCCGCTCTACACCCTGGTCAACCCGGCCGACGACGCGCTGATGGGGATCACCCACGTGCTGCGCGGCGAGGACCTGCTCTCCAGCACCCCCCGCCAGATCGCGCTCTACCAGGCGCTCGAGGCGATCGGCATCGGCACCGGGGCCCCCCGCTTCGGGCACCTGCCGATCGTGATGGGCGAGGGCAACAAGCGGCTGTCCAAGCGGGACCGGGGATCGGGCCTGCTCGACTACGTCGAGGGCGGCTACCTCCCCGAGGGCGTGCTCAACTACCTGGCGCTGCTCGGCTGGGGGATCGCGGCCGACCGGGACGTCTTCACGATGACCGAGATGGCCGAGGTCTTCGACATCCGCCGGGTCAACCCCAACCCGGCCCGCTTCGACCTCAAGAAGCTCGACGCGATCAACGCCGCGCACATGCGGCTGCTGTCGGTCGAGGAGATGACGGCCCGCCTGACGCCGTACCTCCAGCGCGGGGGTGTGCTGTCCGACCCGGTGACGCCCGAGCAGGCCGACCTGCTCGCCCGGGCGATGCCGCTGGTGCACGAGCGGATGAACAACCTCACCGAGGGCGTCGCGATGCTCGGGTTCCTGTTCGTCGACGAGGCGTCCTTCGCCCGCGACCCGGCCGACGAGGAGAAGCTGCTCGACGAGACCGGCCGCGGGGTGGTCAAGGCCGCCCACGACGCGCTGGCCGGCCTGGGCACCTGGGACACCGCCTCGATCGAGGAGGCCCTGCGGGCCGCCCTCGTCGAGGGCCTCGGCCTGAAGCCGAAGAACGCGTTCGGACCGGTCCGGGTTGCGATCACCGGCCGGCGGGTATCACCTCCGCTGTTCGAGTCGCTGGAACTTCTCGGGCGGGACCGTTCGTTGGCCCGGTTGGCGGACGCGCAGCAGTCCTAG
- a CDS encoding CPBP family intramembrane glutamic endopeptidase — MTVQQPQQPQRYPSFPHAQPTPYHAMLRTWTYAPWKPIVGMLLAGFAFVVGAALVFFAVIAVADAFKPGSYVDNVMASSTLEKVGPAELLGLNLGIASLTLVTWFLMRVLHGMRPRWLASVVPRMRWRFFALCLGFAVVAVVAQVVVGALLPSSAGEISGSLTAVTRSTVISGVVILLTTPLQAIGEEYLFRGYLLQAVGSLFGSRWIAIVATATMFALAHGAQNFPLFFDRFAFGLIAGWLVTATGGLEAGIALHIVNNFFALGLALAFGDISETLNTSSASWWNIVLTVTQSVVYAGLVYAAARRMRLQTHTAPPSWEPGAAPSADLATA; from the coding sequence ATGACGGTGCAGCAACCCCAGCAGCCGCAGCGGTACCCGTCCTTCCCGCACGCCCAGCCGACGCCGTACCACGCGATGCTGCGCACCTGGACCTACGCGCCGTGGAAGCCGATCGTGGGCATGCTGCTGGCGGGGTTCGCCTTCGTGGTGGGTGCGGCGCTGGTGTTCTTCGCGGTGATCGCGGTGGCCGACGCGTTCAAGCCCGGCAGCTACGTCGACAACGTGATGGCCTCCTCGACGCTGGAGAAGGTCGGGCCGGCCGAGCTGCTCGGGCTCAACCTGGGCATCGCCTCGCTCACCCTGGTGACCTGGTTCCTGATGCGGGTGCTGCACGGCATGCGCCCCCGGTGGCTGGCCTCCGTGGTGCCGAGGATGCGGTGGCGGTTCTTCGCCCTCTGCCTCGGCTTCGCGGTGGTCGCGGTGGTCGCGCAGGTCGTCGTCGGCGCGCTGCTCCCGTCGAGCGCGGGGGAGATCAGCGGGTCGCTCACCGCGGTGACGCGCAGCACGGTGATCAGCGGCGTCGTCATCTTGCTGACCACCCCGCTGCAGGCCATCGGCGAGGAGTACCTCTTCCGCGGCTACCTGCTGCAGGCGGTCGGCTCGCTGTTCGGCAGCCGCTGGATCGCGATCGTCGCGACGGCCACGATGTTCGCGCTCGCGCACGGCGCCCAGAACTTCCCGCTGTTCTTCGACCGGTTCGCGTTCGGGCTGATCGCCGGCTGGCTGGTCACGGCCACCGGGGGCCTCGAGGCGGGCATCGCGCTGCACATCGTGAACAACTTCTTCGCCCTCGGCCTGGCCCTCGCCTTCGGTGACATCAGCGAGACGCTGAACACCTCCTCGGCGAGCTGGTGGAACATCGTGCTCACCGTGACGCAGTCCGTGGTGTACGCCGGTCTGGTCTACGCCGCGGCCCGCCGGATGCGTCTCCAGACGCACACCGCACCCCCGTCGTGGGAACCCGGAGCGGCCCCGTCGGCGGACCTGGCGACCGCGTGA
- a CDS encoding DNA-3-methyladenine glycosylase 2 family protein codes for MDIEDTEACYRAVKSRDRRFDGVFYTGVTSTGIYCRPSCPAITPARRNVTFHRTAAAAQAAGFQACKRCLPDATPGSPDWDVAADAAGRAMRLIADGVVERDGVDGLAARVGYTPRHLQRLLAAELGAGPLALARARRAQNARILIETTAMPFADVAFAAGFASIRQFNDTVREVYASTPTELRGRSRRAVTTPGRIDLRLPVRVPYAGGEVLRFLAAHLVPGVEQCGPDWYARTLTLPHGDGHVRLVFPPDDPHAGAAATTFVRCELTVHDLRDVGAAVERCRRLLDADCDPIAVDDGLSDDPRMAALVRQRPGLRVPGSVDGDEIAIRAVIGQQISLAGAISLGGKLVARYGADSAAGSTCGGPGRLFPTAGALAAADPGELPMPRARGRALVGLCRALADGEVPLDRSADRAEVRARLLALPGIGPWTADYVALRALGDPDVFLPTDIGVRRALTDRGDDPTLAARAAERWRPWRSYGLMHLWSTLDLRPARSTTPDTVKEN; via the coding sequence ATGGACATCGAGGACACCGAGGCCTGCTACCGGGCGGTGAAGAGCCGGGACCGGCGCTTCGACGGGGTCTTCTACACCGGGGTCACCTCGACCGGCATCTACTGCCGGCCCTCCTGCCCGGCGATCACGCCGGCCCGCCGCAACGTGACCTTCCACCGCACCGCCGCCGCCGCGCAGGCCGCCGGCTTCCAGGCCTGCAAGCGCTGCCTGCCGGACGCGACGCCCGGCTCCCCGGACTGGGACGTCGCGGCCGACGCGGCCGGCCGGGCGATGCGGCTGATCGCCGACGGCGTGGTCGAGCGCGACGGAGTCGACGGCCTCGCCGCCCGGGTCGGCTACACCCCGCGGCACCTGCAGCGGCTGCTCGCCGCCGAGCTCGGGGCGGGCCCGCTCGCCCTGGCCCGGGCCCGCCGCGCGCAGAACGCCCGGATCCTGATCGAGACCACGGCGATGCCGTTCGCCGACGTCGCCTTCGCGGCCGGCTTCGCGAGCATCCGGCAGTTCAACGACACCGTGCGCGAGGTGTACGCCAGCACGCCCACCGAGCTGCGGGGACGCTCCCGTCGGGCCGTGACGACCCCGGGCCGCATCGACCTGCGGCTGCCGGTGCGGGTGCCGTACGCCGGGGGAGAGGTGCTGCGGTTCCTGGCCGCGCACCTGGTGCCGGGCGTCGAGCAGTGCGGCCCGGACTGGTACGCCCGCACGCTGACGCTGCCGCACGGCGACGGCCACGTGCGGCTGGTGTTCCCGCCCGACGACCCGCACGCCGGGGCGGCCGCGACGACCTTCGTGCGCTGCGAGCTGACCGTGCACGACCTGCGCGACGTGGGGGCTGCCGTGGAGCGCTGCCGCCGCCTGCTGGACGCGGACTGCGACCCGATCGCGGTCGACGACGGGCTCTCCGACGACCCGCGGATGGCCGCGCTCGTCCGGCAGCGGCCGGGGCTGCGGGTGCCGGGGAGCGTCGACGGCGACGAGATCGCGATCCGGGCCGTGATCGGCCAGCAGATCTCGCTGGCCGGGGCGATCTCGCTCGGCGGCAAGCTGGTCGCGCGCTACGGCGCGGACAGCGCCGCCGGGTCGACGTGCGGCGGGCCCGGACGGCTGTTCCCCACCGCCGGGGCGCTGGCCGCGGCGGACCCCGGGGAGCTGCCGATGCCGCGGGCGCGGGGACGGGCCCTGGTCGGCCTGTGCCGGGCGCTGGCCGACGGCGAGGTGCCCCTGGACCGCAGCGCCGACCGCGCCGAGGTGCGGGCCCGGCTGCTCGCCCTGCCCGGGATCGGGCCCTGGACCGCCGACTACGTCGCGCTGCGCGCGCTCGGCGACCCCGACGTCTTCCTGCCCACCGACATCGGCGTGCGCCGCGCGCTGACCGACCGGGGCGACGACCCCACGCTGGCCGCCCGGGCCGCGGAGAGATGGCGCCCCTGGCGCTCCTACGGGCTGATGCACCTGTGGTCGACCCTCGACCTCAGGCCGGCCCGCAGCACCACCCCCGACACCGTGAAGGAGAACTGA
- a CDS encoding methylated-DNA--[protein]-cysteine S-methyltransferase, whose protein sequence is MWTSVESPVGPLRVIAHRDAVTAIEFEGPRQTGLSARSSVGLAAARSLGQPVGDRDDADPLLAEVRRQLDAYFAKELKVFDLPVRPQGTPFQLTVWDQLKTIAWGRTATYGEIAGRLGMTGHGSRAVGMANGRNPIPIVIPCHRVVGADGTLTGYAGGVERKQALLDLETDALF, encoded by the coding sequence ATGTGGACCTCGGTCGAGTCGCCCGTCGGGCCGCTGCGGGTGATCGCGCACCGCGACGCCGTGACGGCCATCGAGTTCGAAGGACCGCGCCAGACCGGGCTGTCCGCCCGCTCGTCGGTCGGCCTGGCGGCCGCCCGCTCGCTCGGGCAGCCGGTGGGGGACCGCGACGACGCGGACCCCCTGCTCGCGGAGGTGCGCCGCCAGCTCGACGCCTACTTCGCCAAGGAGCTCAAGGTGTTCGACCTGCCGGTGCGGCCGCAGGGCACGCCCTTCCAGCTCACCGTGTGGGACCAGCTGAAGACGATCGCGTGGGGACGGACCGCGACGTACGGCGAGATCGCCGGCCGGCTCGGGATGACCGGGCACGGGTCGCGGGCGGTCGGGATGGCCAACGGTCGCAACCCGATCCCGATCGTGATCCCGTGCCACCGCGTGGTGGGCGCCGACGGCACGCTGACCGGCTATGCCGGCGGCGTCGAGCGCAAGCAGGCGCTGCTCGACCTGGAGACCGACGCGCTGTTCTGA
- a CDS encoding IclR family transcriptional regulator codes for MDNSSGVGVLDKAALVLSALEAGPATLAGLVAGTGLARPTAHRLAVALEHHRLVARDMQGRFVLGPRLAELSAAAGEDRLLAAAGPVLARLRDITGESAQMWRRQGDYRVCVAAAERPSGLRDTIPVGSQLTMRAGSAAQILLAWEDPERMHRGLQNAAFSATALAGIRRRGWAQSVGEREQGVASVSAPIRSPSGKIIAAVSVSGPLERLSRQPGRMHAPAVLAAAERLSESLRRAAE; via the coding sequence ATGGACAACTCTAGCGGAGTCGGCGTCCTCGACAAAGCCGCTCTCGTTCTCTCCGCGCTCGAGGCCGGACCGGCCACGCTCGCCGGCCTGGTCGCCGGCACCGGGCTGGCCCGGCCCACCGCGCACCGCCTCGCGGTCGCCCTCGAGCACCACCGTCTGGTCGCCCGGGACATGCAGGGCCGGTTCGTGCTCGGACCCCGGCTGGCCGAGCTCTCCGCGGCCGCCGGCGAGGACCGCCTGCTCGCCGCCGCCGGCCCGGTGCTCGCCCGGCTGCGGGACATCACCGGCGAGTCCGCGCAGATGTGGCGCCGCCAGGGCGACTACCGCGTCTGCGTCGCCGCCGCCGAGCGTCCCTCCGGCCTGCGCGACACGATCCCGGTCGGCTCACAGCTGACCATGCGGGCCGGCTCCGCGGCCCAGATCCTGCTCGCCTGGGAGGACCCCGAGCGGATGCACCGCGGCCTGCAGAACGCGGCCTTCTCCGCCACCGCGCTGGCCGGCATCCGGCGCCGCGGGTGGGCGCAGTCCGTGGGCGAGCGCGAGCAGGGAGTGGCCTCGGTGTCCGCACCGATCCGCTCCCCCTCGGGCAAGATCATCGCCGCGGTGTCGGTCTCCGGACCGCTCGAGCGACTCTCCCGGCAGCCCGGCCGGATGCACGCCCCCGCGGTGCTCGCGGCCGCCGAGCGGCTGTCGGAGTCGCTGCGCCGGGCCGCCGAGTAG
- the leuC gene encoding 3-isopropylmalate dehydratase large subunit — protein MGRTLAEKVWDEHVVRSAPGEPDLLYIDLHLIHEVTSPQAFDGLRLAGRPVRRPDLTLATEDHNVPTVDWDKPIADPVSRTQVDTLRRNAEEFGVRLHSLGDVEQGIVHIIGPQLGLTQPGMTIVCGDSHTSTHGAFGSIAFGIGTSEVEHVLATQTLMQARPKTMAVTVNGSLPEGVTAKDLVLTLIAHTGTGGGQGYIVEYRGPAIEELSMEARMTICNMSIEWGAKAGLIGPDQTTFDYVHGRPEAPKGEDWDAAVEHWRSLVTDDDATFDREIVLDASEMTPFVTWGTNPGQGVQLGASVPSPADFEDEGDQVAAEKALEYMGLVAGTPMREVKVDTVFVGSCTNGRIEDLRAAAEVIKGRHVAKDTRLLVVPGSFRVRLQAEDEGLDVVFKEAGGEWRGAGCSMCLGMNPDQLEPGERSASTSNRNFEGRQGKGGRTHLVSPLVAAATAVTGTLASPSDLPPLA, from the coding sequence ATGGGCAGGACCCTTGCCGAGAAAGTCTGGGACGAGCACGTCGTCCGGAGCGCGCCGGGGGAGCCCGACCTTCTCTACATCGACCTCCACCTGATCCACGAGGTCACCTCCCCGCAGGCCTTCGACGGGCTGCGGCTGGCCGGTCGTCCGGTCCGTCGCCCCGACCTGACCCTGGCCACCGAGGACCACAACGTGCCCACGGTCGACTGGGACAAGCCGATCGCCGACCCCGTCTCGCGCACCCAGGTCGACACGCTGCGCCGCAACGCCGAGGAGTTCGGCGTGCGGCTGCACTCGCTGGGCGACGTGGAGCAGGGCATCGTGCACATCATCGGCCCGCAACTGGGCCTCACCCAGCCCGGCATGACGATCGTCTGCGGCGACTCGCACACCTCGACGCACGGCGCCTTCGGCTCCATCGCCTTCGGCATCGGCACCAGCGAGGTCGAGCACGTGCTGGCCACCCAGACGCTGATGCAGGCCCGGCCGAAGACGATGGCCGTCACCGTCAACGGCTCGCTGCCCGAGGGCGTCACGGCCAAGGACCTGGTGCTCACGCTGATCGCGCACACCGGCACCGGCGGCGGCCAGGGCTACATCGTGGAGTACCGCGGACCCGCCATCGAGGAGCTCTCGATGGAGGCCCGGATGACGATCTGCAACATGTCCATCGAGTGGGGCGCCAAGGCCGGCCTGATCGGCCCCGACCAGACCACGTTCGACTACGTGCACGGTCGTCCCGAGGCACCGAAGGGCGAGGACTGGGACGCCGCCGTCGAGCACTGGCGCTCGCTGGTCACCGACGACGACGCGACCTTCGACCGGGAGATCGTGCTCGACGCCTCGGAGATGACCCCGTTCGTCACGTGGGGCACCAACCCCGGCCAGGGCGTGCAGCTCGGCGCCAGCGTGCCGAGCCCCGCGGACTTCGAGGACGAGGGCGACCAGGTCGCCGCCGAGAAGGCCTTGGAGTACATGGGTCTGGTGGCCGGCACCCCGATGCGCGAGGTGAAGGTCGACACGGTGTTCGTCGGCTCGTGCACCAACGGCCGCATCGAGGACCTGCGCGCCGCCGCCGAGGTGATCAAGGGACGGCACGTCGCGAAGGACACCCGCCTGCTCGTCGTGCCCGGCTCGTTCCGGGTCCGGCTGCAGGCCGAGGACGAGGGCCTCGACGTGGTCTTCAAGGAGGCCGGCGGCGAGTGGCGCGGAGCCGGCTGCTCGATGTGCCTGGGCATGAACCCCGACCAGCTCGAGCCCGGTGAGCGCAGTGCCTCCACGTCGAACCGCAACTTCGAGGGACGGCAGGGCAAGGGCGGTCGCACGCACCTGGTCTCGCCGCTGGTGGCCGCCGCGACCGCGGTGACCGGGACGCTCGCCTCGCCCTCCGACCTGCCCCCGCTCGCCTGA
- the leuD gene encoding 3-isopropylmalate dehydratase small subunit, whose translation MEKFTRHAGTGLPLRRSNVDTDQIIPAVYLKRVTRTGFEDGLFAAWRRDPEFVINRPEHDGASVLVAGPDFGTGSSREHAVWALMDYGFKAVISSRFADIFRGNSGKAGLVAAQVTQDVVEQLWKLIETEPSTEIVVDLQERSIQAGALTAPFEIDDYTRWRLLEGLDDVGITLSHADDIATYESTRPSWKPVTL comes from the coding sequence ATGGAGAAGTTCACCCGGCACGCCGGCACCGGCCTGCCGCTGCGGCGCAGCAACGTCGACACCGACCAGATCATCCCGGCGGTCTACCTCAAGCGGGTCACCCGCACCGGCTTCGAGGACGGGCTGTTCGCGGCCTGGCGCAGGGACCCGGAGTTCGTCATCAACCGCCCGGAGCACGACGGGGCGAGCGTGCTCGTCGCCGGACCGGACTTCGGCACCGGCTCGTCGCGCGAGCACGCCGTGTGGGCGTTGATGGACTACGGCTTCAAGGCCGTGATCTCCAGCCGGTTCGCCGACATCTTCCGCGGCAACTCCGGCAAGGCCGGCCTCGTCGCGGCCCAGGTGACCCAGGACGTCGTCGAGCAGCTGTGGAAGCTGATCGAGACCGAGCCGAGCACCGAGATCGTCGTGGACCTGCAGGAGCGGAGCATCCAGGCGGGTGCCCTGACGGCGCCCTTCGAGATCGACGACTACACCCGCTGGCGGCTGCTCGAGGGCCTCGACGACGTCGGTATCACGCTGTCGCACGCCGACGACATCGCGACGTACGAGTCGACCCGACCGTCCTGGAAGCCCGTCACTCTCTAG
- a CDS encoding HU family DNA-binding protein: protein MNKSQLIDTLAARFEGNRKQAAHALESVLDTITREVAKGEKVAITGFGSFEKRVRDARWVRNPRTGERIKAKKTAIPKFSAGADLKAVVSGAKKLPKLTVAAATTGAKAATSTAKKAAPATKAAAKKAPATRTAAKKAPATKAAAKKAPATKVAAKKAPATKTATKAPAKKTATKTVAKKAPATKAPAKKTATKTVAKKAPATKTAAKAPARKTATKSVATKTTATRAPAKKTATKTVAKKAPAKKTTAKKAPAKKTAAKKA, encoded by the coding sequence GTGAACAAGAGTCAGTTGATCGACACCCTCGCTGCGCGCTTCGAGGGCAACCGCAAGCAGGCTGCTCACGCACTCGAGTCGGTTCTCGACACCATCACCCGCGAGGTCGCGAAGGGCGAGAAGGTCGCCATCACGGGCTTCGGCTCCTTCGAGAAGCGGGTCCGTGACGCGCGCTGGGTCCGCAACCCGCGGACCGGCGAGCGCATCAAGGCCAAGAAGACCGCCATCCCGAAGTTCAGTGCGGGTGCGGACCTGAAGGCCGTCGTCTCAGGTGCGAAGAAGCTCCCCAAGCTGACCGTCGCTGCGGCCACCACCGGCGCGAAGGCCGCGACCAGCACCGCCAAGAAGGCGGCCCCGGCCACCAAGGCCGCTGCGAAGAAGGCGCCCGCGACCAGGACGGCGGCGAAGAAGGCGCCGGCGACCAAGGCCGCCGCGAAGAAGGCTCCCGCCACCAAGGTCGCGGCCAAGAAGGCACCCGCCACCAAGACGGCGACCAAGGCCCCGGCCAAGAAGACCGCCACCAAGACGGTCGCAAAGAAGGCGCCCGCCACCAAGGCCCCGGCCAAGAAGACCGCCACCAAGACGGTCGCGAAGAAGGCGCCCGCCACCAAGACGGCTGCCAAGGCCCCGGCCCGCAAGACCGCCACCAAGTCGGTCGCCACGAAGACGACGGCCACCAGGGCGCCGGCCAAGAAGACCGCCACCAAGACGGTCGCCAAGAAGGCCCCGGCGAAGAAGACCACCGCCAAGAAGGCTCCCGCCAAGAAGACCGCGGCGAAGAAGGCCTGA
- the cofC gene encoding 2-phospho-L-lactate guanylyltransferase, with product MPSAPTVRFAVLVPVKPPAFAKSRLRDLGDDARRDLATAFAVDTVTAAAACPLVDRVLVVTDDHVLARGLADLGVDVIPDGTSDDLNGTLALAAAEMHRRRPDLRLVALCADLPALRPEELAHALAATPADAMAFVADADGIGTTAVVAPSLALFHPAFGPASRQRHLDAGAHEVDGVDVPTLRRDVDDRDDLVEALRLGVGRSTSLVTTVLGL from the coding sequence ATGCCTTCCGCCCCGACCGTCCGCTTCGCCGTCCTCGTGCCGGTCAAGCCCCCTGCCTTCGCCAAGTCGAGGCTGCGCGACCTCGGCGACGACGCGCGCCGCGACCTGGCGACCGCGTTCGCGGTCGACACGGTGACCGCCGCGGCGGCCTGCCCGCTCGTCGACCGGGTCCTGGTGGTCACCGACGACCACGTGCTCGCGCGCGGCCTGGCCGACCTCGGGGTCGACGTGATCCCCGACGGCACCAGCGACGACCTGAACGGCACGCTGGCCCTGGCCGCGGCCGAGATGCACCGACGGCGCCCCGACCTGCGGCTCGTCGCGCTGTGCGCCGACCTGCCCGCGCTGCGTCCCGAGGAGCTCGCCCACGCACTGGCCGCCACCCCGGCGGACGCGATGGCCTTCGTCGCGGACGCCGACGGCATCGGTACGACGGCCGTGGTGGCGCCGAGCCTCGCCCTGTTCCACCCGGCGTTCGGTCCCGCGTCGCGGCAGCGCCACCTCGACGCGGGGGCGCACGAGGTCGACGGGGTCGACGTACCCACGCTGCGACGGGACGTGGACGACCGCGACGACCTGGTCGAGGCGCTGCGGCTCGGCGTCGGCCGGAGCACGTCGCTGGTCACCACGGTGCTCGGACTCTAG
- a CDS encoding lysophospholipid acyltransferase family protein: MPKPRRLQQKRGWAFAICIAIVEPLLLLFTKRRWSGGEHLPATGGCVVVSNHVSHVDPFTFAHFVYDHGRLPRFLAKAAVFDVPLGGRLVRGAGQIPVYRLSADASLAFRAAVEAVEKGECVVVYPEGTITRQSDMWPMTGRTGAARIALTAGVPVIPVAQWGPNHILAPYAKRPRLLPRKTIYVAAGAPVDLDDLRSKPLSPDVLREATDRIMDEVTRLLEGIRGGQAPAVRFDPRAVGVREIGNPHEKKSRNRRRA, encoded by the coding sequence GTGCCGAAGCCGCGCAGGCTCCAGCAGAAGCGGGGCTGGGCGTTCGCCATCTGCATCGCCATCGTCGAGCCGCTGCTGCTGCTGTTCACCAAGCGGCGCTGGTCCGGCGGCGAGCACCTCCCGGCCACCGGTGGCTGCGTCGTGGTGAGCAACCACGTCTCCCACGTCGACCCGTTCACGTTCGCGCACTTCGTCTACGACCACGGCCGGCTCCCGCGGTTCCTCGCGAAGGCCGCCGTGTTCGACGTGCCCCTGGGAGGACGGCTGGTCCGCGGTGCCGGCCAGATCCCGGTCTACCGGCTCAGCGCCGACGCGTCCCTCGCTTTCCGGGCCGCGGTCGAGGCGGTGGAGAAGGGGGAGTGCGTGGTGGTCTACCCCGAGGGCACGATCACCCGGCAGTCGGACATGTGGCCGATGACCGGACGGACCGGTGCCGCCCGGATCGCCCTGACGGCAGGGGTCCCGGTGATCCCCGTCGCCCAGTGGGGACCGAACCACATCCTGGCGCCCTACGCGAAGCGGCCCCGGCTGCTGCCCCGCAAGACCATCTACGTCGCGGCCGGCGCCCCGGTCGACCTCGACGACCTCCGGTCCAAGCCGCTCTCGCCGGACGTGCTCCGCGAGGCCACCGACCGGATCATGGACGAGGTGACCCGGCTGCTCGAGGGCATCCGCGGCGGGCAGGCACCCGCGGTGCGGTTCGACCCGCGCGCGGTAGGCGTACGCGAGATCGGCAACCCGCACGAGAAGAAGTCCCGGAACAGGAGACGTGCATGA
- a CDS encoding NAD(P)H-dependent glycerol-3-phosphate dehydrogenase yields MSKVAVFGAGSWGTAFSVVLADAGSDVTLWARREELCATINDKRENSDYLPGIELPDAVNATHDPERALHGAEAVFFVVPSQTFRANLTEWVDIIPKDALLVSLMKGVELGTLKRMSEVVTEVAGVDPARVGVVSGPNLAKEIASREPAASVVACTDEENVKRLRAMCHSATFRPYSSTDVVGCELGGAYKNVIALSVGMAVGLGFGDNTTASVITRGLAEIARLATVYGADPMTLMGLAGLGDLVASCSSPLSRNRTFGEKLGRGMTTEEITSSTRQVAEGVKTASSLLALAERADVYAPIVEAVHAVVEGEMTAADMLTELISKETKHERD; encoded by the coding sequence ATGAGCAAGGTGGCAGTGTTCGGAGCCGGGTCGTGGGGCACCGCGTTCTCGGTGGTCCTCGCGGACGCCGGCAGCGACGTGACGTTGTGGGCCCGCCGCGAGGAGCTCTGCGCGACGATCAACGACAAGCGCGAGAACAGTGACTACCTCCCGGGCATCGAGCTGCCCGACGCGGTCAACGCGACCCACGACCCGGAGCGTGCGCTGCACGGTGCGGAGGCGGTGTTCTTCGTGGTGCCGTCGCAGACCTTCCGCGCCAACCTCACCGAGTGGGTCGACATCATCCCGAAGGACGCCCTGCTGGTGTCCCTGATGAAGGGGGTCGAGCTCGGCACCCTCAAGCGGATGAGCGAGGTGGTCACCGAGGTCGCCGGCGTGGACCCCGCACGCGTCGGCGTGGTCAGCGGCCCCAACCTGGCCAAGGAGATCGCCAGCCGCGAGCCGGCCGCCAGCGTGGTCGCCTGCACCGACGAGGAGAACGTCAAGCGGCTGCGGGCGATGTGCCACTCCGCGACGTTCCGGCCCTACTCCAGCACGGACGTGGTCGGCTGCGAGCTCGGCGGCGCCTACAAGAACGTGATCGCGCTGAGCGTCGGGATGGCCGTCGGGCTCGGGTTCGGCGACAACACCACCGCCTCGGTGATCACCCGCGGGCTGGCCGAGATCGCCCGGCTCGCCACGGTGTACGGCGCCGACCCGATGACGCTGATGGGGCTGGCCGGGCTCGGCGACCTGGTGGCGAGCTGCTCCTCGCCGCTGTCGCGCAACCGGACGTTCGGCGAGAAGCTCGGCCGTGGCATGACCACCGAGGAGATCACCTCCTCCACCCGGCAGGTCGCCGAGGGCGTGAAGACCGCGTCGTCCCTGCTGGCGCTGGCCGAGCGGGCCGACGTCTACGCGCCGATCGTCGAGGCGGTGCACGCCGTCGTCGAGGGCGAGATGACCGCCGCGGACATGCTCACCGAGCTGATCTCCAAGGAGACCAAGCACGAGCGCGACTGA